In Cervus elaphus chromosome 29, mCerEla1.1, whole genome shotgun sequence, a single window of DNA contains:
- the LOC122685881 gene encoding interferon omega-1-like, whose product MALVLVSYGPGGSLGCDLSQNHMLAGRKTLRLLGQMRRLSPHFCLQDRKDFAFPQEMVEGGQLQEAQAISVLHEMLQQSFTLFHTERSSAAWDTTLLEQLRTVLHQQLDDLGTCLGHVMGEEDSALGRMGPTLAVRRYFQGIHAYLQEKGYSDCAWEIVRLELMRSFSSSTSLQERLRMMDGDQNSPSHDSH is encoded by the coding sequence ATGGCCCTGGTGCTGGTCAGCTATGGCCCGGGAGGATCCCTGGGCTGTGACCTGTCTCAGAACCACATGCTGGCTGGCAGAAAgaccctgaggctcctgggccaaatGAGGAGGCTCTCCCCTCACTTCTGTCTGCAGGACAGAAAAGACTTCGCTTttccccaggagatggtggagggcggccagctgcaggaggcccaggccaTCTCTGTGCTCCACGAGATGCTCCAGCAGAGCTTCACCCTCTTCCACACAGAGCGCTCCTCTGCTGCCTGGGACACCACCCTCCTGGAGCAGCTCCGCACTGTGCTCCATCAGCAGCTGGACGACCTGGGCACCTGCCTGGGGCACGTGATGGGAGAGGAAGACTCTGCCCTGGGAAGGATGGGCCCCACGCTGGCCGTGAGGAGGTACTTCCAGGGAATCCATGCCTACCTGCAAGAGAAGGGATACAGCGACTGTGCCTGGGAAATTGTCAGATTGGAACTCATGAGATCCTTCTCTTCATCAACCAGCTTGCAAGAAAGGTTAAGAATGATGGATGGAGACCAGAACTCACCTTCACATGACTCTCACTGA
- the LOC122685944 gene encoding interferon alpha-1/13-like, translating into MAKIYLLVAGVMLCSIPACSLDNKEISRHLRQMKTIPSQSCLEHRHDFKFPWRRENITSIQMTQGTCYHQVMLQQIFNLFTTESSWGAWNSALLDKLLSSLGQSLEKLGEVTLDCPDLAIAVQKYFQGIHLYLKGKAYSPCAWEVVRVEIEKCLSLM; encoded by the coding sequence ATGGCCAAGATCTATTTGCTAGTGGCAGGAGTCATGCTCTGCTCCATCCCTGCTTGTTCTCTTGACAACAAAGAAATCTCCAGACATTTGAGACAGATGAAAACGATCCCCTCTCAGTCATGCCTAGAGCACAGACACGACTTCAAATTTCCTTGGAGAAGAGAGAATATCACCTCAATCCAGATGACTCAAGGCACCTGTTATCACCAAGTGATGCTCCAGCAGATCTTCAACCTCTTCACCACGGAGAGCAGCTGGGGTGCTTGGAACAGCGCCCTCCTCGACAAACTACTCTCCAGCCTGGGTCAGAGCCTGGAAAAGCTGGGAGAAGTGACTCTGGATTGTCCCGATTTGGCAATTGCTGTCCAGAAGTATTTCCAAGGAATCCATCTCTACTTGAAGGGAAAGGCATACAGCCCCTGTGCCTGGGAGGTTGTCAGGGTGGAAATTGAAAAGTGCCTTTCCCTCATGTAA